One region of Veillonellaceae bacterium genomic DNA includes:
- a CDS encoding response regulator — translation MAIRVLIVDDAAFMRMMIKDILSKNGYEIVGEAENGLKAVEKYQELKPDLTTMDITMPEMDGITAVKEIKKTDPNAKIIMCSAMGQQAMVIEAIQSGARDFIVKPFQADRVLEAVRKAVG, via the coding sequence ATGGCAATTAGAGTTCTGATTGTGGATGACGCTGCATTCATGAGAATGATGATAAAAGATATTTTATCAAAAAATGGCTATGAGATTGTTGGCGAGGCCGAAAACGGTTTAAAGGCGGTTGAGAAATATCAGGAATTGAAACCTGACTTAACTACCATGGATATTACTATGCCTGAAATGGATGGTATTACTGCTGTTAAAGAAATTAAAAAAACTGATCCGAATGCCAAAATTATAATGTGTAGTGCGATGGGGCAGCAGGCGATGGTAATAGAAGCTATTCAGTCGGGCGCGCGTGATTTTATTGTAAAGCCATTCCAGGCCGATCGAGTACTTGAAGCCGTTCGTAAAGCAGTAGGCTAA
- the fliQ gene encoding flagellar biosynthesis protein FliQ: MSGDLAIQVGRDALLMVLMVSAPMLGLGLTVGILVSIFQATTQIQEQTLAFIPKIVAVFVAILIFGPWMLSIMVSYTHEIFVSLPQMIR, encoded by the coding sequence ATGTCGGGTGATTTAGCAATCCAAGTGGGCCGTGATGCTTTGCTGATGGTATTGATGGTGTCAGCTCCCATGCTAGGCCTAGGGCTGACTGTGGGGATTTTAGTTAGTATCTTTCAGGCTACCACCCAAATTCAAGAACAAACGTTAGCATTCATTCCGAAAATCGTTGCGGTATTTGTTGCAATTCTTATTTTTGGACCTTGGATGCTGAGTATTATGGTTAGCTATACCCACGAGATTTTTGTCAGTTTACCGCAGATGATTCGCTAG
- the flhA gene encoding flagellar biosynthesis protein FlhA, with the protein MAAQASPLSKIIKYSDIMAAVAIITIVVMMIIPLPTFLLDILLAFNITFALIIVMVAIYNVEPLEFSVFPSLLLVTTLFRLALNVSSTRLILLEGYAGEVIMAFGNFVVGGNAVVGFIVFVILVIIQFIVITKGAERVAEVAARFTLDAMPGKQMSIDADLNSGAISDVEARQRRKNIQREADFYGAMDGASKFVKGDAIAAIIIIIINIVGGFFIGMVQRNMDVLQALHTYTLLTVGEGLVNQIPALLISTATGIVVTRAASESNLGHDIVSQIFTNPRVFFIASGVLALLALIPGLPAIPFFALGLGAGGVGYILQKTARSAAQSEIMQQEEQEKEEVRKPENIVSLLQVDPMELEIGYSLIPMVDAGQGGDLLDRVVMIRRQCALELGLIVPTIRIRDNIQLKPNVYVIKLKGIEIAKGELLLDHYLAMNPGTVMEEVVGIETVEPAFGLPALWIQESNREQAELAGYTVVDPVSVLTTHLTELIKSHAAEILGRQEVQTLVDAVKQNNPAVVEELVPNLISIGDIQKVLAGLLRERISIRDMVSILETLADYAQMTKDTEILTEYVRHALARQLSRQFAPDNSLVCLTVDPQLEEIVNSAVQRTEHGSYVALEPQTMQAIITSLTSELPKLTNMGYQPIILTSPTVRPYFRKLTERVAPNLTVLSYAELEPKIEVQALGMVKL; encoded by the coding sequence TTGGCTGCTCAAGCGTCGCCTCTTAGCAAAATAATAAAATACAGCGATATTATGGCCGCAGTTGCCATAATTACCATCGTGGTTATGATGATTATTCCACTGCCAACATTTCTTCTTGATATATTGTTAGCGTTTAATATAACTTTTGCCCTAATCATTGTAATGGTTGCGATATATAATGTTGAGCCGCTGGAGTTTTCAGTTTTCCCATCATTGTTGCTCGTAACTACGCTATTCAGATTGGCTCTGAACGTATCATCAACCAGACTAATTCTGCTTGAAGGCTACGCCGGCGAAGTTATTATGGCGTTTGGTAATTTTGTTGTTGGCGGTAATGCCGTTGTTGGTTTTATCGTTTTCGTTATACTAGTTATTATTCAATTTATTGTTATAACAAAAGGTGCCGAAAGGGTAGCTGAAGTGGCAGCCCGCTTTACGCTTGATGCTATGCCAGGTAAACAAATGAGCATCGATGCCGATTTAAATTCAGGAGCGATAAGCGATGTCGAGGCTCGACAGCGGCGTAAGAATATTCAGCGGGAGGCTGACTTTTACGGTGCAATGGATGGTGCGAGCAAATTTGTTAAAGGCGATGCAATAGCGGCAATTATTATTATTATTATAAATATTGTCGGCGGTTTTTTCATAGGTATGGTTCAGCGTAATATGGATGTTTTACAGGCATTACATACATATACGCTGCTAACTGTTGGCGAGGGTCTGGTGAATCAGATCCCAGCGCTTTTAATATCAACGGCAACTGGTATCGTTGTTACTCGTGCCGCGTCTGAATCAAACCTTGGTCATGATATTGTAAGTCAGATATTTACTAATCCAAGAGTATTTTTTATTGCATCAGGTGTACTTGCTTTGTTAGCCTTAATCCCGGGACTTCCGGCCATACCGTTTTTTGCCCTCGGTCTGGGAGCTGGTGGTGTGGGTTATATTCTTCAAAAAACTGCCCGTTCAGCTGCCCAATCTGAGATTATGCAACAAGAAGAGCAGGAGAAAGAAGAAGTACGTAAGCCGGAAAATATCGTATCCCTATTACAAGTTGATCCGATGGAGCTCGAAATTGGCTATAGCCTAATTCCGATGGTTGATGCGGGTCAAGGCGGGGACCTACTCGACAGAGTCGTTATGATCCGCCGTCAGTGCGCTTTAGAGTTAGGGCTTATCGTTCCGACAATTAGAATTAGAGACAACATTCAACTAAAACCAAACGTATACGTAATCAAATTAAAAGGTATCGAGATTGCAAAGGGCGAATTATTACTTGATCATTATTTAGCCATGAATCCAGGAACGGTTATGGAGGAAGTTGTTGGTATTGAGACGGTAGAACCGGCCTTCGGGTTGCCTGCACTGTGGATTCAAGAATCAAACCGGGAACAGGCCGAACTGGCAGGGTATACAGTTGTTGACCCTGTTTCAGTATTAACAACGCATCTAACCGAACTAATTAAGTCTCATGCCGCAGAAATTCTTGGACGCCAAGAAGTTCAGACTCTTGTAGATGCTGTTAAACAAAATAATCCTGCTGTTGTTGAGGAACTGGTACCTAATCTGATATCAATCGGTGATATTCAAAAAGTTCTAGCCGGACTTTTACGTGAACGCATATCGATACGCGACATGGTTTCGATTTTAGAGACATTAGCTGATTATGCACAGATGACTAAGGATACCGAGATATTAACTGAATACGTTCGCCATGCACTGGCTCGGCAGTTATCACGTCAATTTGCGCCTGATAATAGTTTAGTTTGCCTTACTGTCGATCCCCAATTAGAAGAAATTGTTAATTCAGCTGTACAGCGGACGGAGCACGGGTCTTATGTAGCGCTTGAACCACAAACTATGCAGGCGATTATTACTAGCCTAACTAGCGAACTGCCTAAATTGACTAATATGGGTTATCAGCCGATCATTCTAACCAGTCCGACAGTACGCCCGTATTTTCGTAAACTAACAGAACGCGTTGCTCCTAATCTTACTGTTCTGTCATATGCTGAATTAGAGCCGAAAATTGAAGTACAAGCATTAGGGATGGTGAAATTATAA
- a CDS encoding MinD/ParA family protein produces MRDQAEKLRQLVRSTYETFQSPVIKAETLRSRVIAITNGKGGVGKTNFTVNLALALAGYGKKVLVIDADLGTANVDVILGCSARANILKLLEEGVNAEDVITDGPRGIKFMSGGSGIYQLANLDEFHLQRLITKITAFDSWADIILIDTGAGLNRTVLNFVTAADEVIIVTTPEPTSITDAYAMMKAYEANQGKAPLRLVVNRVSETEEGQLVVDKLVKVAFRFLALKIDSLGFVFEDRNLVKSVKSQKPLLLAFPNTVSAKCIEHIAERLLSGKNIVQNNGIRGFFRKFLEMVR; encoded by the coding sequence ATGCGAGATCAAGCAGAAAAATTGCGCCAACTTGTCAGGAGCACCTATGAAACTTTTCAAAGTCCGGTTATTAAGGCTGAAACTCTGAGATCGCGTGTTATTGCTATAACCAATGGTAAAGGCGGTGTTGGCAAAACCAATTTCACCGTCAATCTTGCGTTAGCATTAGCCGGCTATGGCAAGAAGGTTTTAGTCATTGATGCTGATCTTGGTACAGCTAATGTTGACGTAATATTGGGGTGCTCTGCCCGCGCTAATATATTAAAGCTGCTGGAAGAAGGCGTTAACGCTGAAGACGTTATAACTGACGGACCGCGTGGCATTAAATTCATGTCAGGCGGCTCAGGTATTTACCAGCTTGCGAATTTGGACGAGTTTCACCTTCAGCGATTAATAACTAAGATAACAGCTTTTGATAGTTGGGCCGATATCATTCTTATCGATACAGGAGCTGGTCTTAATCGCACAGTATTGAATTTTGTAACCGCCGCAGATGAAGTGATTATTGTGACAACACCTGAACCAACTTCAATCACTGATGCGTATGCAATGATGAAAGCTTATGAAGCAAATCAAGGTAAAGCTCCGCTCCGGCTTGTTGTAAACAGAGTCAGTGAAACAGAGGAAGGTCAGCTTGTTGTTGATAAATTAGTCAAAGTTGCCTTCCGCTTTCTTGCATTAAAAATTGATAGCTTAGGGTTTGTTTTCGAAGATCGCAATTTAGTAAAATCAGTAAAGTCGCAAAAGCCGCTGCTATTAGCTTTTCCTAATACAGTTTCGGCTAAATGTATAGAGCATATTGCCGAACGCCTGCTGAGTGGTAAAAATATTGTCCAAAACAATGGAATTCGAGGTTTCTTTCGTAAATTTTTGGAAATGGTACGGTGA
- the fliR gene encoding flagellar type III secretion system protein FliR, with protein sequence MDLFELMQNQTGFFLLVFTRITGIFSMAPIFGSRNVSVTVKAGLALALTFILFPLVFNETTTIPDGFIGYLFLVASEFLIGLIIGFAASLVFSAIQMAGQLLDMQIGFGIVNVLDPQSGQQLPLVGNFKYILALLVFLATNSHHMLLAALFSSFKLIPVTGFIYHSEITEVMVNMVGGMFIIAIKICFPVLLSLLLMDVALGILARTMPQMNIFIVGVPGKIIVGLFVLSMALPFYIMFLEVAFSGMYKDIYRLLSRMG encoded by the coding sequence ATGGATTTATTTGAACTGATGCAAAATCAAACTGGTTTTTTTTTATTAGTATTTACGCGAATTACCGGTATTTTTTCTATGGCGCCGATTTTTGGCAGCCGAAATGTATCAGTCACTGTTAAGGCAGGCTTGGCTTTGGCATTAACATTTATTTTATTTCCGTTAGTTTTTAATGAGACAACCACTATTCCAGATGGTTTTATAGGGTATCTGTTTTTAGTGGCTAGTGAGTTCTTAATCGGATTAATTATTGGCTTTGCGGCGTCACTTGTTTTTTCTGCAATTCAAATGGCCGGGCAATTATTGGATATGCAAATTGGATTTGGTATCGTCAACGTCCTTGATCCGCAATCTGGACAACAACTGCCGTTGGTTGGTAATTTCAAATATATTCTGGCGTTATTAGTGTTTTTAGCCACAAATAGCCATCATATGCTGCTTGCCGCTTTATTTAGCAGTTTTAAACTGATTCCGGTCACTGGCTTTATCTATCATTCTGAGATAACAGAAGTTATGGTTAACATGGTTGGCGGCATGTTTATCATCGCTATAAAGATATGTTTTCCAGTGTTGCTATCGTTGTTACTGATGGATGTTGCGCTAGGCATACTTGCTCGAACTATGCCGCAAATGAATATCTTTATTGTTGGTGTCCCAGGAAAAATAATAGTTGGGTTGTTTGTTCTTTCAATGGCATTACCATTTTATATTATGTTTCTGGAGGTGGCATTTAGTGGCATGTACAAAGACATTTACCGCCTTCTCTCCAGAATGGGTTAA
- the fliY gene encoding flagellar motor switch phosphatase FliY has protein sequence MNDGFLSQEEIDALLRGEPVTSSPVAELTEIENDALGEIGNISMGSAATTLSILLGRRVSITTPRVSLSTRKDIQNEYPLPYLVIEVGYTQGITGTNLLAIREMDALIIADLMMGGDGTNTPTELNNELYMSAVGEAMNQMMGSVATSLSTVFKKKIDISPPRMNLIDFASESPITNTALLDDSLVKVAFRMEVEDLIDSEIMQILPINVAKDMVESLVSAVQQPQQPQPAQQAQPKTAPAQQPSTAPPTLPSSTNNAAYTPQVAAPPPRQQPAQNVAVQPVQFAPLQQSTADMSDTNIGLIMDVPLQVTVELGRTKKLIRDILELSPGSVVELDKLAGEPVDVLVNGKLIAKGEVVVIDENFGVRITDIISPLERASNLQ, from the coding sequence ATGAATGATGGTTTTTTATCTCAAGAAGAAATTGACGCCTTGCTAAGGGGCGAACCAGTAACTTCATCTCCTGTCGCTGAACTGACAGAAATAGAAAATGATGCGCTGGGTGAAATTGGAAATATTTCGATGGGAAGTGCTGCTACAACCTTATCAATCCTTCTTGGCAGGCGTGTGTCAATTACAACGCCGCGCGTTTCACTCTCTACGCGAAAAGACATTCAAAATGAATACCCTTTGCCTTACTTAGTTATTGAAGTCGGCTATACGCAAGGGATAACGGGTACCAATCTGCTAGCGATTCGGGAAATGGATGCTTTAATTATTGCTGATTTAATGATGGGAGGGGACGGAACCAATACTCCAACTGAATTAAATAATGAGCTTTACATGAGTGCTGTTGGCGAGGCAATGAACCAGATGATGGGCTCTGTAGCAACATCACTGTCGACTGTGTTTAAAAAGAAAATCGATATCTCGCCGCCCCGTATGAACCTGATTGACTTCGCCTCAGAGTCACCAATCACTAATACGGCGTTACTCGATGATAGCCTTGTTAAGGTTGCGTTTAGAATGGAAGTTGAAGACTTAATTGATAGTGAAATTATGCAGATTTTGCCTATCAATGTGGCCAAAGATATGGTTGAAAGTTTAGTATCAGCTGTACAGCAGCCACAGCAGCCACAACCTGCTCAGCAGGCTCAACCGAAGACGGCACCGGCGCAGCAACCGTCTACAGCTCCCCCAACGCTGCCTAGTTCAACTAATAATGCTGCTTATACACCACAAGTAGCTGCACCGCCGCCGAGGCAGCAGCCAGCTCAAAATGTAGCTGTTCAGCCGGTACAATTTGCGCCGCTGCAACAGTCAACTGCTGACATGAGTGATACCAATATAGGACTTATTATGGATGTTCCGCTACAAGTTACGGTGGAATTGGGGCGAACCAAGAAATTAATTCGCGATATATTGGAATTATCGCCGGGGTCAGTTGTTGAGCTTGATAAACTAGCAGGAGAGCCTGTCGATGTTTTAGTCAATGGTAAACTTATTGCCAAGGGTGAGGTTGTAGTTATTGATGAGAATTTCGGCGTGAGGATTACGGATATCATTAGCCCGCTAGAACGAGCCAGCAATTTACAATGA
- the fliO gene encoding flagellar biosynthetic protein FliO — translation MYSKYKYRNFIVLIVSLLVIMPAGEVWAAETTGEYLHYQEPQPSSTSWLANIAYVFSIIITFAVVIGLAYLTSRFLGQKMGQASANADHRVLATLMLGPNRAIQVVDVAGKVLVLGVTDHNITLLEEITDEARIAGLRQQTATQSTPTSFDSVFQRQLASLQQMSQKFPTVFNNRNHHNHDNESEKR, via the coding sequence ATGTATAGCAAATATAAGTACCGCAATTTTATTGTTCTAATAGTCAGCCTTCTAGTTATAATGCCGGCTGGTGAAGTATGGGCTGCTGAAACGACTGGCGAATATTTGCATTATCAGGAGCCCCAACCTTCTTCAACATCTTGGCTTGCTAATATTGCCTATGTGTTTTCGATTATTATTACGTTTGCGGTAGTTATTGGTCTTGCATATCTAACCTCACGATTTTTAGGCCAAAAGATGGGACAAGCTTCGGCCAATGCAGACCATCGAGTCCTTGCTACGCTGATGCTTGGCCCTAATCGTGCAATTCAAGTAGTGGATGTTGCCGGGAAGGTATTAGTATTAGGTGTTACTGACCATAATATCACGCTGCTCGAAGAAATAACAGATGAAGCCCGGATCGCAGGATTGCGGCAGCAGACGGCAACTCAGTCTACACCAACTTCGTTTGACAGCGTCTTTCAACGACAACTTGCCTCTTTACAACAAATGTCGCAAAAATTCCCTACCGTCTTTAATAATCGGAATCACCATAACCATGATAATGAAAGTGAGAAGAGGTAA
- the fliM gene encoding flagellar motor switch protein FliM — protein sequence MSGSDVLSQSEIDELLSAISTGVVSAEEIKVEQKQRKIKVYDFKRPDKFSKDQIRTLNMIHENFARLLNTYLSAHLRALVHINVASVDQLTYEEFIRSLPSPSVISVFTMRPLKGNVILELNPNIVFSIIDRLFGGPGLPPAKPRALTDIEEAITKRVINKALESFQEAWKQVIPIEPRLEVIETNPQFTQIVPPNDMVVIITLQAKIGQAEGLINICIPYFVLEPIMSKLTTTFWVSSSIAKQSLPEHINAIQRKLEKALIPVVVELGRANITVHELLDLNVGDVLQLNTKVEHELNVIIGQREKFRCKPGLSKSKLAIQITEIISEGDDKDE from the coding sequence TTGTCAGGTTCTGATGTACTTTCGCAATCGGAAATAGATGAACTGTTATCGGCGATATCGACCGGTGTTGTATCGGCTGAAGAAATTAAAGTTGAACAAAAACAGCGCAAAATTAAGGTTTATGACTTTAAGCGGCCTGATAAATTTTCTAAAGACCAAATTCGCACTCTTAACATGATTCATGAGAACTTTGCCCGGTTGCTAAATACTTATCTTTCAGCTCATCTACGAGCGCTTGTTCACATAAATGTCGCATCTGTAGATCAATTGACATATGAAGAATTTATCCGTTCGCTGCCTAGTCCCAGTGTTATTAGCGTTTTCACTATGCGGCCGCTTAAAGGAAATGTAATTCTTGAACTTAATCCCAACATAGTTTTTTCGATAATTGACCGGCTCTTTGGCGGTCCGGGACTGCCGCCGGCAAAGCCTAGGGCGTTGACCGATATAGAAGAAGCAATTACCAAAAGGGTTATAAATAAGGCCTTAGAAAGTTTTCAAGAGGCATGGAAACAGGTAATTCCGATAGAACCGCGGTTAGAAGTTATTGAAACCAATCCGCAGTTTACCCAAATTGTACCGCCTAATGATATGGTTGTAATTATAACTCTCCAAGCTAAAATTGGCCAAGCTGAAGGTTTGATAAACATCTGTATTCCGTATTTTGTGCTTGAACCGATAATGTCAAAATTGACAACAACTTTTTGGGTTTCATCTTCAATTGCAAAGCAATCCTTACCCGAACATATTAATGCTATTCAGCGCAAATTGGAAAAAGCCTTAATCCCGGTAGTTGTCGAGCTTGGCCGTGCAAATATTACCGTTCATGAGCTGCTTGATCTAAACGTTGGCGATGTTTTGCAGCTTAACACCAAGGTTGAGCACGAGCTAAATGTTATCATAGGTCAGCGCGAAAAGTTTAGATGTAAACCAGGCCTTTCAAAAAGCAAGTTAGCTATCCAAATTACAGAAATAATTTCAGAGGGAGATGACAAAGATGAATGA
- the flhF gene encoding flagellar biosynthesis protein FlhF: MKVKVFTGKSMQDAMTQVKKELGRDAVILHSRRLHKGGFFGLFSQETFEIMAAVDTPALSVKEAKVVNSSPRYNNDNPKEAVLQLELANMRKMLEQVLDKMPANDKRKSPLFDLLVRNDVDKQIAENLIKGLPHEHEIANGDNAMVQQFLTERVANYFKRVEGISIPPRGPRIVALVGPTGVGKTTTIAKLAANFTLKQGCKVALLTADTYRISAVEQLKTYADIIGIPIEIIYTPDELKSAIYRHNDKNLILIDTAGRSPHNHYQLAELQALLEIDPYIETHLVLSASTKYKDAVDVVQKFSVCSPQKFLFTKMDEASNLGTVFNLLYTFTASLSYITTGQNVPDDIELANPIKMANMVLRD, encoded by the coding sequence TTGAAAGTTAAAGTTTTCACCGGAAAGTCAATGCAAGATGCTATGACACAAGTTAAAAAAGAATTAGGGCGTGACGCTGTAATTCTGCATTCCAGACGTTTACACAAAGGTGGTTTTTTTGGCTTATTTTCACAAGAAACGTTTGAAATAATGGCCGCTGTTGATACACCTGCTTTATCAGTAAAGGAAGCCAAGGTTGTTAACTCGTCGCCGCGTTACAACAATGATAATCCCAAGGAAGCTGTATTGCAGCTTGAACTTGCGAATATGCGCAAAATGTTGGAGCAAGTTCTTGATAAAATGCCCGCTAATGATAAACGTAAATCACCTTTGTTTGATTTGCTTGTAAGAAACGATGTTGATAAACAAATAGCCGAGAATTTGATAAAAGGTCTGCCTCACGAGCATGAAATCGCTAATGGTGATAATGCTATGGTTCAGCAGTTTTTAACCGAACGAGTAGCTAATTACTTCAAACGGGTTGAAGGCATTTCGATACCGCCGCGTGGTCCCAGAATAGTCGCCTTAGTTGGTCCTACGGGTGTAGGGAAAACAACTACTATAGCCAAGCTAGCCGCTAATTTCACGCTAAAACAAGGCTGTAAGGTGGCCTTGTTAACTGCTGATACTTACCGTATATCTGCGGTCGAGCAGCTTAAGACTTATGCCGATATTATCGGGATACCGATAGAAATAATATATACTCCTGATGAACTAAAATCTGCTATTTACCGACATAATGATAAAAATCTTATTTTAATTGATACTGCCGGCAGAAGCCCGCACAATCACTATCAGTTAGCTGAATTGCAGGCTTTGCTTGAGATAGATCCATACATAGAAACTCACCTTGTACTAAGTGCTTCAACAAAGTATAAGGATGCGGTTGACGTCGTCCAAAAGTTTTCAGTTTGTTCACCCCAAAAATTTTTATTTACCAAAATGGATGAGGCTAGCAATCTAGGTACAGTCTTCAATTTGCTTTATACTTTTACAGCATCTTTATCCTATATTACAACAGGACAGAATGTCCCGGATGATATTGAGTTGGCTAATCCTATAAAAATGGCAAATATGGTATTGAGGGATTGA
- the flhB gene encoding flagellar biosynthesis protein FlhB, whose translation MACTKTFTAFSPEWVNNRVSSNYKLQEFNLQLFNGEKTEDATPKRKEEARKKGQVARSIEINSAFVILAAFFALKVVGGYIYTELADYMRLAFTSFSAADFTAESVQLLFINFAIVLFKAILPVMLVIALVGLISNLIQVGFMFSLEPLMPQFSRINPLSGFKRVFSKRSLVELLKSIIKITIVSYFVYRFILKTSGEVPKLIGAELADSLNTAVSFTLDLVFQISAVMIVLAAVDFLYQTWEHKQSLKMSKQEVKEEYKQMEGNPQIKGKIKERQRAFAMQRMMQEVPKADVVVTNPTHFAVALKYDQSMAAPVVVAKGQDFIAQRIKEVARENKVTIVENKPLARSLYSAVDIGSSVPPELYQAVAEVLAYVYRLKKRLS comes from the coding sequence GTGGCATGTACAAAGACATTTACCGCCTTCTCTCCAGAATGGGTTAATAATCGCGTGTCCTCTAATTATAAATTACAGGAATTTAACTTACAGTTATTTAATGGTGAAAAAACTGAAGATGCGACTCCAAAACGTAAAGAAGAGGCTCGTAAAAAGGGTCAAGTAGCGCGTAGTATTGAAATTAACTCGGCGTTTGTTATTTTAGCGGCCTTTTTTGCTTTAAAGGTAGTCGGCGGATATATCTATACTGAATTGGCTGACTATATGCGGCTGGCATTCACTAGCTTTTCAGCAGCTGATTTTACTGCTGAATCTGTTCAGTTATTATTTATTAATTTTGCCATTGTCCTTTTTAAAGCCATACTTCCAGTCATGCTGGTTATTGCGCTTGTTGGGCTTATTTCTAATTTGATTCAGGTGGGATTTATGTTTTCTCTCGAGCCTCTTATGCCTCAATTTAGTAGAATTAACCCACTGTCTGGTTTTAAACGGGTGTTTTCCAAGCGATCGCTTGTTGAACTTTTAAAGTCAATCATAAAGATCACGATTGTGAGCTATTTTGTTTATCGGTTTATTTTGAAGACTTCTGGTGAAGTGCCTAAACTGATTGGCGCAGAACTGGCTGATTCTTTAAACACTGCTGTATCCTTTACCTTAGATTTGGTATTCCAAATTAGTGCCGTTATGATTGTTTTGGCAGCTGTAGACTTCTTATATCAAACATGGGAACATAAACAAAGTCTCAAAATGAGCAAGCAGGAAGTTAAGGAAGAATACAAGCAGATGGAAGGCAACCCTCAAATAAAGGGTAAAATTAAAGAGCGTCAGCGGGCGTTTGCTATGCAGCGAATGATGCAAGAGGTCCCGAAAGCTGATGTTGTAGTAACAAACCCGACTCATTTTGCTGTTGCTTTAAAATACGATCAATCCATGGCCGCGCCAGTAGTCGTGGCTAAAGGTCAAGACTTTATAGCTCAGCGGATTAAAGAAGTGGCCCGAGAAAACAAGGTTACTATTGTAGAAAATAAGCCCTTGGCACGTAGCTTGTACAGTGCTGTTGACATCGGATCATCGGTGCCGCCAGAACTGTATCAGGCAGTTGCTGAGGTTTTAGCATATGTATATCGATTGAAAAAACGGTTGTCCTAA
- the fliP gene encoding flagellar type III secretion system pore protein FliP (The bacterial flagellar biogenesis protein FliP forms a type III secretion system (T3SS)-type pore required for flagellar assembly.), whose translation MRVCLTAIIAIILISLTPATEAAPLIPVPNINIGVEEANDPKDVALSLQILFTLTVLALAPSILVMMTSFTRIIVVLSFLRSALATQQMPPNQVLIGLALFLTFFTMSPYLEQINKNALQPYVAGAISQDVAMTESLKPMREFMFKQTRENDLALFVNLSEMSRPDSPDDIPTTTLIPAFVISELKTAFQIGFLIYIPFIVIDMVVASTLMSMGMMMVPPVMISLPFKILLFILVDGWHLLIRSLVTSFN comes from the coding sequence ATTAGAGTTTGCCTAACAGCAATTATAGCGATAATTTTAATCTCGCTTACACCAGCGACTGAAGCTGCTCCGCTCATCCCAGTCCCTAACATAAATATTGGGGTGGAGGAAGCGAATGATCCTAAAGATGTGGCTTTAAGTTTGCAAATATTATTCACTTTGACTGTGCTAGCGCTAGCTCCGTCAATTCTAGTTATGATGACGTCTTTTACTCGGATTATTGTAGTGCTTTCTTTTCTGCGGAGTGCCTTGGCTACACAGCAAATGCCGCCTAACCAAGTTTTAATTGGCTTGGCGCTATTCCTTACATTTTTTACGATGTCGCCGTATTTGGAGCAAATTAATAAGAATGCTCTGCAGCCATATGTTGCAGGGGCAATATCTCAAGATGTGGCTATGACAGAATCACTAAAGCCTATGCGCGAGTTTATGTTCAAGCAAACGCGCGAGAATGATTTAGCGCTTTTTGTCAATTTATCAGAAATGTCGCGACCTGATTCACCGGACGATATTCCAACTACAACATTAATTCCAGCGTTTGTCATTAGTGAGCTAAAGACAGCTTTTCAGATCGGTTTCTTAATTTATATACCGTTTATTGTTATTGACATGGTTGTTGCGAGTACTCTAATGTCAATGGGAATGATGATGGTTCCGCCGGTTATGATTTCGCTGCCGTTTAAAATTTTGTTGTTCATCTTGGTGGATGGCTGGCACCTTTTGATTCGATCGCTGGTAACAAGCTTTAACTAA